A single window of Leptospiraceae bacterium DNA harbors:
- a CDS encoding transcriptional repressor: MVKQEDLKEILHKADLKITRSRLEVLKILYHTHKPITHTYIMEHLPEKDTWDRVTVYRTLSEFTEKKIIKSLPSNERITYFEIKNEAKPEHSHLVCDSCGKMECFDEDSYKFQIKKNVQDFRVRSFEIIIRGLCKNCQQK; the protein is encoded by the coding sequence ATGGTAAAGCAAGAAGATTTGAAAGAAATTCTACATAAAGCTGATCTTAAGATAACTCGCAGTCGGCTCGAAGTGTTGAAAATTCTTTATCATACACATAAACCAATTACACATACTTATATCATGGAGCATCTGCCAGAAAAGGACACCTGGGATAGAGTTACGGTTTATAGAACTTTGTCTGAATTTACCGAAAAAAAAATTATTAAATCCTTGCCATCCAATGAAAGAATTACATATTTTGAAATAAAAAATGAAGCAAAGCCTGAACACAGCCATTTGGTATGTGATTCCTGTGGTAAAATGGAATGCTTTGATGAAGACTCTTATAAATTTCAAATTAAAAAAAATGTGCAAGACTTTAGAGTCAGGTCTTTCGAAATTATAATCAGAGGTCTATGTAAAAATTGTCAGCAAAAGTAG
- the thrC gene encoding threonine synthase — protein sequence MTLVTSKPKYSAIFQCINPECKCEYELQEIVYLCKKCGDLLQVKHNINELKKTSSEEWKTLFDDRLKDVRFPNQSGIWNKREWVLPAMRDENIVSSGEGRTHLYEAKRLAKELGLSELYIKQCGVSHTGSFKDLGMTVLVSHVNQLIADGIKIKAVACASTGDTSAALASYAAKAGIPTIVFLPANKVSNAQLIQPVSNGAKVISLDTDFDGCMKIVQEVAREAGIYLANSMNSLRIEGQKTISAEIAQQLGWEIPDWIVIPGGNLGNVSALGSGFEMLLELGLISKLPRIVLAQAHNANPLYLSYLKGYSEFAPVDAKKTLASAIQIGNPVSIKKATRTLQKFNGIVEEADEHELADAASRGDLHGLYNDPHTGVALAALFKQIEKGNIKRGERAVVISTANGLKFTEFKVQFHSNQIEKTDKKLVNSILNCKAEIGAVMDIINKL from the coding sequence ATGACACTCGTTACATCTAAACCAAAATACTCAGCAATATTCCAATGCATCAATCCTGAATGCAAATGTGAATATGAATTACAAGAAATCGTTTATCTCTGCAAAAAATGCGGAGACTTATTACAAGTAAAACATAATATCAATGAATTAAAAAAGACCTCATCCGAAGAATGGAAAACTCTATTTGATGACAGATTAAAAGACGTTCGGTTTCCGAATCAATCTGGAATCTGGAATAAAAGAGAGTGGGTTCTCCCTGCTATGCGCGATGAAAATATTGTAAGCTCCGGTGAGGGAAGGACACATCTCTACGAAGCAAAACGACTAGCGAAAGAGCTTGGACTTTCTGAACTCTATATCAAACAATGTGGGGTGTCCCATACTGGGTCTTTTAAAGACTTGGGCATGACCGTTTTAGTGAGTCATGTTAACCAACTCATTGCCGATGGAATTAAAATTAAAGCAGTTGCCTGTGCTAGCACGGGAGACACTTCTGCTGCACTTGCTTCCTATGCGGCTAAGGCCGGTATACCTACAATTGTTTTTTTACCTGCGAACAAAGTCTCTAACGCACAACTCATTCAACCCGTTTCCAACGGAGCAAAAGTTATTTCTCTCGATACTGACTTTGATGGTTGTATGAAGATTGTCCAAGAAGTTGCAAGAGAAGCGGGAATCTATCTTGCAAATTCTATGAACTCTCTTCGCATTGAAGGACAAAAAACTATTTCCGCAGAAATAGCCCAACAACTTGGATGGGAAATTCCTGATTGGATTGTCATTCCTGGGGGTAATCTCGGTAATGTGTCAGCACTCGGAAGTGGTTTTGAGATGTTGCTTGAATTGGGGCTAATATCTAAATTGCCTCGCATTGTTTTAGCGCAAGCTCATAATGCAAATCCTCTTTACTTATCGTATCTAAAAGGCTATTCGGAATTTGCTCCTGTAGATGCAAAGAAGACTCTCGCCTCTGCGATTCAGATAGGAAATCCTGTTTCCATCAAAAAAGCCACACGCACATTACAAAAATTTAATGGCATAGTAGAAGAAGCCGACGAACACGAGTTAGCTGATGCTGCCTCCCGTGGAGATCTTCATGGTTTATACAATGACCCACATACAGGCGTTGCGTTAGCCGCTCTATTTAAACAAATTGAAAAAGGAAATATTAAACGAGGAGAAAGAGCCGTTGTAATTTCAACTGCAAATGGTTTGAAGTTTACAGAGTTTAAAGTTCAGTTTCACTCAAATCAAATTGAAAAGACTGATAAAAAACTTGTAAATTCCATTTTAAATTGTAAGGCAGAAATTGGTGCAGTGATGGATATAATCAATAAACTTTGA
- a CDS encoding uracil-DNA glycosylase family protein, giving the protein MQFKSYNEFVSTLYACQKCKAMQGKPIVGSVKKTKVISIGQAPGIHEEKHGKPFSYTAGKTLFKWFKTIGIEEELYRQKVNMSAVCRCFPGKAKSGDRRPSPEEIKNCSVYLEYEIEFHKPELVIPIGKMAIDLLIENKKYKLDEVIGKVFKTKIYGVSFDWIALPHPSGLNVWNNTARGKELTTKALALLKKHPAMKEIKEDATETQRH; this is encoded by the coding sequence ATGCAATTTAAATCATATAACGAATTTGTATCTACACTTTATGCTTGTCAGAAATGCAAAGCGATGCAGGGCAAACCGATAGTAGGCTCTGTAAAAAAAACAAAAGTAATTTCGATTGGGCAGGCTCCCGGCATTCATGAGGAAAAACACGGTAAGCCGTTCTCTTACACTGCTGGCAAAACTTTATTCAAATGGTTTAAAACGATTGGAATAGAAGAAGAACTCTATCGCCAAAAAGTAAATATGTCAGCAGTCTGTCGCTGTTTTCCCGGCAAAGCAAAGTCAGGAGATAGACGACCTTCGCCCGAAGAAATTAAAAATTGTAGCGTCTATCTGGAATATGAAATAGAATTTCACAAACCAGAACTTGTTATACCGATTGGTAAGATGGCGATTGATTTATTGATAGAAAATAAAAAATACAAACTTGATGAAGTTATTGGTAAAGTTTTTAAAACAAAGATTTATGGAGTTTCCTTCGACTGGATTGCTCTTCCTCATCCTTCTGGACTAAATGTATGGAACAATACTGCTCGCGGAAAAGAATTAACAACCAAAGCCCTAGCCCTCTTAAAAAAACATCCAGCAATGAAGGAAATAAAAGAAGATGCCACAGAGACACAAAGACATTGA